From Numida meleagris isolate 19003 breed g44 Domestic line chromosome 4, NumMel1.0, whole genome shotgun sequence, the proteins below share one genomic window:
- the LOC110399172 gene encoding claudin-22-like, with amino-acid sequence MALVYRPVVQLSGILLSLLGWVLSCLTTYLPQWKNLNLELNELEIWTMGLWQACVVQEEGGMQCKDFDSFLALPPELRISRILMFFSNGLGLLGLLFSGFGLDCLKIGERQQDHKKRLLLFGGMLFWISGITAIVPVSWVAHSTVQEFWDENIPDIVPRWDFGEALFVGWLAGFCLILGGSLLNCTICSTELHPSSVHYAVTEQQDQCQCLETESRP; translated from the coding sequence ATGGCCTTGGTTTATCGACCAGTGGTGCAATTAAGTGGCATATTATTATCTCTGTTGGGATGGGTCCTATCCTGTCTCACTACCTATTTACCTCAGTGGAAAAATCTTAACTTGGAACTGAACGAACTGGAGATCTGGACCATGGGACTCTGGCAAGCTTGTGTTGTCCAGGAAGAAGGGGGAATGCAATGCAAGGACTTTGATTCTTTCTTAGCTTTGCCTCCAGAACTCAGGATTTCTagaattttgatgtttttttccaatggaTTGGGGCTTTTGGGCCTCTTGTTCTCAGGATTTGGGTTGGACTGTTTGAAAATTGGTGAAAGACAACAGGATCACAAGAAACGGCTGTTGCTGTTTGGAGGAATGCTCTTCTGGATCTCGGGGATTACAGCTATTGTCCCGGTTTCTTGGGTTGCCCACTCCACAGTCCAGGAATTTTGGGATGAGAATATACCAGATATTGTTCCCAGGTGGGATTTTGGGGAAGCGTTATTTGTTGGCTGGCTTGCTGGATTTTGTCTTATACTAGGAGGATCTCTACTTAATTGCACAATCTGTTCAACTGAACTCCATCCATCTTCGGTCCATTACgcagtaacagaacagcaagatCAGTGTCAATGCTTGGAAACTGAATCAAGGCCTTAA
- the LOC110399171 gene encoding claudin-22-like — MDLIHRNRLQLFGLLLSVIGLILTGTCNYLPDWKNLGLDLNELELWTMGLWQTCVVQDVGGTQCKDFDSFLALPIEFRISRILVSTSNGLGLLSLVISSLGLDCLKIEDTEQKLKKQLLLLGGILMWISGVLVLVPVSWVAHTIIQEFWDEVIPEIVPKWEIGDALFSGWFGGFFIILGGSLLLSTIFLSSDHQLPERYTMADMQDNRQQVEIGNRL, encoded by the coding sequence ATGGACTTAATCCACAGGAACAGGCTACAGTTATTTGGATTGCTGTTGTCTGTAATAGGATTGATTTTAACTGGTACCTGTAACTATTTACCAGACTGGAAAAACCTCGGATTAGACTTAAATGAACTGGAGCTTTGGACTATGGGACTCTGGCAAACCTGTGTAGTCCAAGACGTAGGAGGAACGCAGTGTAAAGACTTTGATTCTTTCCTAGCTTTACCCATAGAATTCAGGATTTCCAGGATTTTAGTATCTACATCAAATGGACTAGGACTTCTGAGCCTCGTCATCTCTAGCCTTGGTTTGGACTGCCTAAAGATAGAGGATACAGAGCAGAAGCTAAAGAAACAGCTGTTACTACTTGGAGGAATACTCATGTGGATATCTGGAGTTCTGGTTTTAGTTCCTGTTTCCTGGGTTGCCCATACGATAATCCAGGAATTCTGGGATGAAGTTATCCCAGAGATTGTACCCAAATGGGAAATAGGGGATGCACTGTTCAGTGGTtggtttggtgggttttttatAATTCTAGGAGGCTCTCTGCTCCTCTCGACAATCTTCTTATCATCTGACCATCAATTACCAGAACGGTATACAATGGCAGATATGCAAGACAACCGTCAACAGGTGGAAATTGGAAATAGACTTTAA